In the genome of Sardina pilchardus chromosome 14, fSarPil1.1, whole genome shotgun sequence, one region contains:
- the LOC134100540 gene encoding ral guanine nucleotide dissociation stimulator isoform X1, whose translation MVYLTGAPSETRNSVKRSIGSPDVMFDASAWRIRSIWDGVKLEVAGDASPVVLHSFTQLDPDLPLLENATQEIGEEVEDGAVFTITLRKVQMHHAASKGQRWLGVESEAALSLYETCKVRTIKAGTLERLVEYMVTAFRGNDSTYVTIFLCTYRSFATTRQVLDLLLNRYAKLQHLPGSEGYRLTHDERTERRNTISSILGAWLDQYSEDFWKPPDYSSLRQLLSYLHLNFPGSDLERRACNLLAQFHRRHHQEPDHEVLDHAPCTFTLLEENGYDYDRPDFLSFDPVVVAEQFTLMDAELFKKVVPYHCLGSIWSQRDKKGKEHLAPTIRATVAQFNCVTHCVIATCLSDRTLKPTQRAKVVERWIEVARECRILKNFSSLRAILSALQCNPVHRLKRTWDEVSRENFRIFHELSEIFSDENNHSLSRELLIKEGTSKFATLEINPKRAQKRQQQQRDLSVMQGTIPYLGTFLTDLVMMDTAMKDYLDGNLINFEKRRKEFEVIAQIKLLQLACNNYNFTRNARFTEWFSGVEKLTEAESYSQSCEIEPLSESASNTLKAKKNTGIIKRWSDRQPAGSEAGCSSAGSSHSKSFDQLRYAPSLGGSSGSGGGGDGGDSLSVTSAGSSSSDVEEINISFISDSPESHEKKTSTPSVKHSNSTLGKCGPIADLAPTFWESTSLSSLDASGMGSGSGSSSASSSSVSSTPVTASRSHKRSVSGVSSYSSLSLPLYNQQVDDCCIIRVSLDVDNGNLYKSILVTSQDKTPAVIRKAMVKHNLDRERPEDYELLQKISEEKELKIPDNANVFYAMNSSANYDFVLKKRGFPRAGRTKHVASSTLPRMKQKGLKIAKGIF comes from the exons ATGGTCTATCTAACCGGAGCGCCGTCGGAGACGCGCAACAGCGTCAAGAGAAGCATCGGCTCCCCCGATGTCATGTTCGATGCCAGCGCCTGGAGGATCCGCAGCATCTGGGACGGCGTGAAGTTGGAGGTGGCCGGGGACGCGAGTCCCGTTGTCCTTCACAGCTTCACTCAGCTGGACCCGGACCTTCCGCTGCTGGAG AATGCGACCCAGGAGATAGgcgaggaggtggaggatggCGCGGTCTTCACCATCACCCTGCGGAAGGTGCAGATGCACCACGCGGCCAGCAAGGGTCAGCGCTGGCTGGGCGTGGAGTCGGAGGCGGCGCTCAGCCTGTACGAGACGTGCAAGGTGCGCACCATCAAGGCCGGCACGCTGGAGCGGCTGGTGGAGTACATGGTGACGGCCTTCCGCGGCAACGACTCCACCTACGTCACCATCTTCCTGTGCACGTACCGCTCCTTCGCCACCACGCGACAGGTGCTGGACCTGCTGCTCAACAG GTATGCCAAGCTGCAGCATCTACCAGGCTCTGAGGGGTACAGACTCACCCACGACGAGCGCACAGAGCGGAGAAA CACCATCTCCTCCATCCTGGGGGCGTGGCTGGACCAGTACTCGGAGGACTTCTGGAAGCCTCCAGACTACAGTTCCCTGCGGCAGCTGCTCTCCTACCTGCACCTGAACTTCCCCGGCTCCGACCTGGAGCGCCGCGCCTGCAACCTGCTGGCCCAGttccaccgccgccaccaccaggAGCCCGACCACGAGG TGCTTGATCACGCCCCGTGCACTTTCACCCTCCTGGAGGAGAACGGCTACGACTACGACCGGCCCGACTTCCTCAGCTTCGACCCCGTGGTGGTGGCGGAGCAGTTCACGCTCATGGACGCG GAGCTCTTTAAGAAGGTGGTGCCCTACCACTGCCTGGGCAGCATCTGGTCCCAGCGGGACAAGAAGGGCAAAGAGCACCTGGCGCCCACCATCCGGGCCACCGTGGCCCAGTTCAACTGCGTCACCCACTGTGTGATCGCCACCTGCCTGAGTGACCGCACGCTCAAGCCCACGCAGCGCGCCAAGGTGGTGGAGCGCTGGATCGAGGTGGCCAGG GAGTGCCGGATCCTGAAGAACTTCTCGTCCCTGAGGGCCATCCTGTCGGCGCTCCAGTGCAACCCGGTGCACCGGCTCAAGAGGACGTGGGACGAGGTGTCCAG GGAGAATTTCCGCATCTTCCACGAACTCTCAGAAATCTTCTCTGATGAGAACAACCACTCGCTGAGCCGGGAACTCCTCATCAAG GAGGGCACGTCCAAGTTTGCCACTCTGGAGATCAACCCCAAGCGTGCGCAGaagagacagcagcagcagagggacCTG agtgtGATGCAGGGGACCATTCCCTACCTGGGCACGTTCCTCACAGATCTGGTGATGATGGACACTGCCATGAAGGACTACCTGGAC GGGAATCTCATCAACtttgagaagagaagaaag gagTTTGAAGTGATAGCTCAGATtaagctgctgcagctggcctgtaACAACTACAACTTCACCAGGAACGCCCGCTTCACCGAGTGGTTCTCAGGGGTGGAGAAGCTTACAGAGGCCGAGAG tTACAGCCAGTCCTGTGAGATCGAGCCCTTGTCTGAGTCGGCCTCTAACACTCTGAAGGCCAAGAAGAACACAGGCATCATCAAACGCTGGAGCGA tcgTCAGCCGGCGGGGTCGGAGGCGGGCTGCAGCAGTGCGGGCAGCTCTCACTCCAAGTCCTTTGACCAGCTGCGTTACGCGCCGTCTCTGGGCGGCTCGTCGGGCAGTGGCGGCGGAGGCGACGGGGGCGACTCGCTGAGCGTGACCTCGGCCGGCTCCAGCAGCTCGGACGTGGAGGAGATCAACATCAGCTTCATCTCCGACTCACCTGAGTCCCACGAGAAAAAG ACCTCCACGCCCTCCGTAAAACATTCCAATTCTACCTTAGGGAAGTGCGGCCCCATAGCTGACCTGGCACCCACG TTCTGGGAGTCCACCTCTCTGTCATCTCTGGACGCCTCTGGGAtgggctcgggctcgggctccAGCAGCGCCTCCTCCTCGTCCGTGTCGTCCACCCCGGTGACGGCGTCCCGCTCGCACAAGCGCTCGGTCTCCGGCGTGTCCAGCTACTCCTCGCTCTCGCTGCCCCTCTACAACCAGCAGGTGGACGACTGCTGCATCATCCGCGTCAGCCTGGACGTGGACAACGGCAACTTGTACAAGAGCATCCTG GTAACAAGTCAGGATAAGACCCCAGCGGTCATCAGGAAGGCCATGGTCAAACACAACCTGGACCGTGAGCGACCAGAGGACTATGAACTGCTGCAGAAGATCTCAGAGGAGAAGG AGCTGAAGATCCCGGACAATGCCAACGTCTTCTACGCCATGAACTCCTCCGCCAACTACGACTTTGTGCTGAAGAAGCGCGGCTTCCCGCGCGCGGGCCGGACCAAACACGTGGCCAGCTCCACGCTGCCGCGCATGAAGCAGAAGGGCCTGAAGATCGCCAAGGGCATCTTCTGA
- the LOC134100540 gene encoding ral guanine nucleotide dissociation stimulator isoform X3, translating to MMMMMLDTQNATQEIGEEVEDGAVFTITLRKVQMHHAASKGQRWLGVESEAALSLYETCKVRTIKAGTLERLVEYMVTAFRGNDSTYVTIFLCTYRSFATTRQVLDLLLNRYAKLQHLPGSEGYRLTHDERTERRNTISSILGAWLDQYSEDFWKPPDYSSLRQLLSYLHLNFPGSDLERRACNLLAQFHRRHHQEPDHEVLDHAPCTFTLLEENGYDYDRPDFLSFDPVVVAEQFTLMDAELFKKVVPYHCLGSIWSQRDKKGKEHLAPTIRATVAQFNCVTHCVIATCLSDRTLKPTQRAKVVERWIEVARECRILKNFSSLRAILSALQCNPVHRLKRTWDEVSRENFRIFHELSEIFSDENNHSLSRELLIKEGTSKFATLEINPKRAQKRQQQQRDLSVMQGTIPYLGTFLTDLVMMDTAMKDYLDGNLINFEKRRKEFEVIAQIKLLQLACNNYNFTRNARFTEWFSGVEKLTEAESYSQSCEIEPLSESASNTLKAKKNTGIIKRWSDRQPAGSEAGCSSAGSSHSKSFDQLRYAPSLGGSSGSGGGGDGGDSLSVTSAGSSSSDVEEINISFISDSPESHEKKTSTPSVKHSNSTLGKCGPIADLAPTFWESTSLSSLDASGMGSGSGSSSASSSSVSSTPVTASRSHKRSVSGVSSYSSLSLPLYNQQVDDCCIIRVSLDVDNGNLYKSILVTSQDKTPAVIRKAMVKHNLDRERPEDYELLQKISEEKELKIPDNANVFYAMNSSANYDFVLKKRGFPRAGRTKHVASSTLPRMKQKGLKIAKGIF from the exons AATGCGACCCAGGAGATAGgcgaggaggtggaggatggCGCGGTCTTCACCATCACCCTGCGGAAGGTGCAGATGCACCACGCGGCCAGCAAGGGTCAGCGCTGGCTGGGCGTGGAGTCGGAGGCGGCGCTCAGCCTGTACGAGACGTGCAAGGTGCGCACCATCAAGGCCGGCACGCTGGAGCGGCTGGTGGAGTACATGGTGACGGCCTTCCGCGGCAACGACTCCACCTACGTCACCATCTTCCTGTGCACGTACCGCTCCTTCGCCACCACGCGACAGGTGCTGGACCTGCTGCTCAACAG GTATGCCAAGCTGCAGCATCTACCAGGCTCTGAGGGGTACAGACTCACCCACGACGAGCGCACAGAGCGGAGAAA CACCATCTCCTCCATCCTGGGGGCGTGGCTGGACCAGTACTCGGAGGACTTCTGGAAGCCTCCAGACTACAGTTCCCTGCGGCAGCTGCTCTCCTACCTGCACCTGAACTTCCCCGGCTCCGACCTGGAGCGCCGCGCCTGCAACCTGCTGGCCCAGttccaccgccgccaccaccaggAGCCCGACCACGAGG TGCTTGATCACGCCCCGTGCACTTTCACCCTCCTGGAGGAGAACGGCTACGACTACGACCGGCCCGACTTCCTCAGCTTCGACCCCGTGGTGGTGGCGGAGCAGTTCACGCTCATGGACGCG GAGCTCTTTAAGAAGGTGGTGCCCTACCACTGCCTGGGCAGCATCTGGTCCCAGCGGGACAAGAAGGGCAAAGAGCACCTGGCGCCCACCATCCGGGCCACCGTGGCCCAGTTCAACTGCGTCACCCACTGTGTGATCGCCACCTGCCTGAGTGACCGCACGCTCAAGCCCACGCAGCGCGCCAAGGTGGTGGAGCGCTGGATCGAGGTGGCCAGG GAGTGCCGGATCCTGAAGAACTTCTCGTCCCTGAGGGCCATCCTGTCGGCGCTCCAGTGCAACCCGGTGCACCGGCTCAAGAGGACGTGGGACGAGGTGTCCAG GGAGAATTTCCGCATCTTCCACGAACTCTCAGAAATCTTCTCTGATGAGAACAACCACTCGCTGAGCCGGGAACTCCTCATCAAG GAGGGCACGTCCAAGTTTGCCACTCTGGAGATCAACCCCAAGCGTGCGCAGaagagacagcagcagcagagggacCTG agtgtGATGCAGGGGACCATTCCCTACCTGGGCACGTTCCTCACAGATCTGGTGATGATGGACACTGCCATGAAGGACTACCTGGAC GGGAATCTCATCAACtttgagaagagaagaaag gagTTTGAAGTGATAGCTCAGATtaagctgctgcagctggcctgtaACAACTACAACTTCACCAGGAACGCCCGCTTCACCGAGTGGTTCTCAGGGGTGGAGAAGCTTACAGAGGCCGAGAG tTACAGCCAGTCCTGTGAGATCGAGCCCTTGTCTGAGTCGGCCTCTAACACTCTGAAGGCCAAGAAGAACACAGGCATCATCAAACGCTGGAGCGA tcgTCAGCCGGCGGGGTCGGAGGCGGGCTGCAGCAGTGCGGGCAGCTCTCACTCCAAGTCCTTTGACCAGCTGCGTTACGCGCCGTCTCTGGGCGGCTCGTCGGGCAGTGGCGGCGGAGGCGACGGGGGCGACTCGCTGAGCGTGACCTCGGCCGGCTCCAGCAGCTCGGACGTGGAGGAGATCAACATCAGCTTCATCTCCGACTCACCTGAGTCCCACGAGAAAAAG ACCTCCACGCCCTCCGTAAAACATTCCAATTCTACCTTAGGGAAGTGCGGCCCCATAGCTGACCTGGCACCCACG TTCTGGGAGTCCACCTCTCTGTCATCTCTGGACGCCTCTGGGAtgggctcgggctcgggctccAGCAGCGCCTCCTCCTCGTCCGTGTCGTCCACCCCGGTGACGGCGTCCCGCTCGCACAAGCGCTCGGTCTCCGGCGTGTCCAGCTACTCCTCGCTCTCGCTGCCCCTCTACAACCAGCAGGTGGACGACTGCTGCATCATCCGCGTCAGCCTGGACGTGGACAACGGCAACTTGTACAAGAGCATCCTG GTAACAAGTCAGGATAAGACCCCAGCGGTCATCAGGAAGGCCATGGTCAAACACAACCTGGACCGTGAGCGACCAGAGGACTATGAACTGCTGCAGAAGATCTCAGAGGAGAAGG AGCTGAAGATCCCGGACAATGCCAACGTCTTCTACGCCATGAACTCCTCCGCCAACTACGACTTTGTGCTGAAGAAGCGCGGCTTCCCGCGCGCGGGCCGGACCAAACACGTGGCCAGCTCCACGCTGCCGCGCATGAAGCAGAAGGGCCTGAAGATCGCCAAGGGCATCTTCTGA
- the LOC134100540 gene encoding ral guanine nucleotide dissociation stimulator isoform X2 produces the protein MVYLTGAPSETRNSVKRSIGSPDVMFDASAWRIRSIWDGVKLEVAGDASPVVLHSFTQLDPDLPLLENATQEIGEEVEDGAVFTITLRKVQMHHAASKGQRWLGVESEAALSLYETCKVRTIKAGTLERLVEYMVTAFRGNDSTYVTIFLCTYRSFATTRQVLDLLLNRYAKLQHLPGSEGYRLTHDERTERRNTISSILGAWLDQYSEDFWKPPDYSSLRQLLSYLHLNFPGSDLERRACNLLAQFHRRHHQEPDHEVLDHAPCTFTLLEENGYDYDRPDFLSFDPVVVAEQFTLMDAELFKKVVPYHCLGSIWSQRDKKGKEHLAPTIRATVAQFNCVTHCVIATCLSDRTLKPTQRAKVVERWIEVARECRILKNFSSLRAILSALQCNPVHRLKRTWDEVSRENFRIFHELSEIFSDENNHSLSRELLIKEGTSKFATLEINPKRAQKRQQQQRDLSVMQGTIPYLGTFLTDLVMMDTAMKDYLDGNLINFEKRRKEFEVIAQIKLLQLACNNYNFTRNARFTEWFSGVEKLTEAESYSQSCEIEPLSESASNTLKAKKNTGIIKRWSDRQPAGSEAGCSSAGSSHSKSFDQLRYAPSLGGSSGSGGGGDGGDSLSVTSAGSSSSDVEEINISFISDSPESHEKKFWESTSLSSLDASGMGSGSGSSSASSSSVSSTPVTASRSHKRSVSGVSSYSSLSLPLYNQQVDDCCIIRVSLDVDNGNLYKSILVTSQDKTPAVIRKAMVKHNLDRERPEDYELLQKISEEKELKIPDNANVFYAMNSSANYDFVLKKRGFPRAGRTKHVASSTLPRMKQKGLKIAKGIF, from the exons ATGGTCTATCTAACCGGAGCGCCGTCGGAGACGCGCAACAGCGTCAAGAGAAGCATCGGCTCCCCCGATGTCATGTTCGATGCCAGCGCCTGGAGGATCCGCAGCATCTGGGACGGCGTGAAGTTGGAGGTGGCCGGGGACGCGAGTCCCGTTGTCCTTCACAGCTTCACTCAGCTGGACCCGGACCTTCCGCTGCTGGAG AATGCGACCCAGGAGATAGgcgaggaggtggaggatggCGCGGTCTTCACCATCACCCTGCGGAAGGTGCAGATGCACCACGCGGCCAGCAAGGGTCAGCGCTGGCTGGGCGTGGAGTCGGAGGCGGCGCTCAGCCTGTACGAGACGTGCAAGGTGCGCACCATCAAGGCCGGCACGCTGGAGCGGCTGGTGGAGTACATGGTGACGGCCTTCCGCGGCAACGACTCCACCTACGTCACCATCTTCCTGTGCACGTACCGCTCCTTCGCCACCACGCGACAGGTGCTGGACCTGCTGCTCAACAG GTATGCCAAGCTGCAGCATCTACCAGGCTCTGAGGGGTACAGACTCACCCACGACGAGCGCACAGAGCGGAGAAA CACCATCTCCTCCATCCTGGGGGCGTGGCTGGACCAGTACTCGGAGGACTTCTGGAAGCCTCCAGACTACAGTTCCCTGCGGCAGCTGCTCTCCTACCTGCACCTGAACTTCCCCGGCTCCGACCTGGAGCGCCGCGCCTGCAACCTGCTGGCCCAGttccaccgccgccaccaccaggAGCCCGACCACGAGG TGCTTGATCACGCCCCGTGCACTTTCACCCTCCTGGAGGAGAACGGCTACGACTACGACCGGCCCGACTTCCTCAGCTTCGACCCCGTGGTGGTGGCGGAGCAGTTCACGCTCATGGACGCG GAGCTCTTTAAGAAGGTGGTGCCCTACCACTGCCTGGGCAGCATCTGGTCCCAGCGGGACAAGAAGGGCAAAGAGCACCTGGCGCCCACCATCCGGGCCACCGTGGCCCAGTTCAACTGCGTCACCCACTGTGTGATCGCCACCTGCCTGAGTGACCGCACGCTCAAGCCCACGCAGCGCGCCAAGGTGGTGGAGCGCTGGATCGAGGTGGCCAGG GAGTGCCGGATCCTGAAGAACTTCTCGTCCCTGAGGGCCATCCTGTCGGCGCTCCAGTGCAACCCGGTGCACCGGCTCAAGAGGACGTGGGACGAGGTGTCCAG GGAGAATTTCCGCATCTTCCACGAACTCTCAGAAATCTTCTCTGATGAGAACAACCACTCGCTGAGCCGGGAACTCCTCATCAAG GAGGGCACGTCCAAGTTTGCCACTCTGGAGATCAACCCCAAGCGTGCGCAGaagagacagcagcagcagagggacCTG agtgtGATGCAGGGGACCATTCCCTACCTGGGCACGTTCCTCACAGATCTGGTGATGATGGACACTGCCATGAAGGACTACCTGGAC GGGAATCTCATCAACtttgagaagagaagaaag gagTTTGAAGTGATAGCTCAGATtaagctgctgcagctggcctgtaACAACTACAACTTCACCAGGAACGCCCGCTTCACCGAGTGGTTCTCAGGGGTGGAGAAGCTTACAGAGGCCGAGAG tTACAGCCAGTCCTGTGAGATCGAGCCCTTGTCTGAGTCGGCCTCTAACACTCTGAAGGCCAAGAAGAACACAGGCATCATCAAACGCTGGAGCGA tcgTCAGCCGGCGGGGTCGGAGGCGGGCTGCAGCAGTGCGGGCAGCTCTCACTCCAAGTCCTTTGACCAGCTGCGTTACGCGCCGTCTCTGGGCGGCTCGTCGGGCAGTGGCGGCGGAGGCGACGGGGGCGACTCGCTGAGCGTGACCTCGGCCGGCTCCAGCAGCTCGGACGTGGAGGAGATCAACATCAGCTTCATCTCCGACTCACCTGAGTCCCACGAGAAAAAG TTCTGGGAGTCCACCTCTCTGTCATCTCTGGACGCCTCTGGGAtgggctcgggctcgggctccAGCAGCGCCTCCTCCTCGTCCGTGTCGTCCACCCCGGTGACGGCGTCCCGCTCGCACAAGCGCTCGGTCTCCGGCGTGTCCAGCTACTCCTCGCTCTCGCTGCCCCTCTACAACCAGCAGGTGGACGACTGCTGCATCATCCGCGTCAGCCTGGACGTGGACAACGGCAACTTGTACAAGAGCATCCTG GTAACAAGTCAGGATAAGACCCCAGCGGTCATCAGGAAGGCCATGGTCAAACACAACCTGGACCGTGAGCGACCAGAGGACTATGAACTGCTGCAGAAGATCTCAGAGGAGAAGG AGCTGAAGATCCCGGACAATGCCAACGTCTTCTACGCCATGAACTCCTCCGCCAACTACGACTTTGTGCTGAAGAAGCGCGGCTTCCCGCGCGCGGGCCGGACCAAACACGTGGCCAGCTCCACGCTGCCGCGCATGAAGCAGAAGGGCCTGAAGATCGCCAAGGGCATCTTCTGA
- the LOC134100540 gene encoding ral guanine nucleotide dissociation stimulator isoform X4 yields MHHAASKGQRWLGVESEAALSLYETCKVRTIKAGTLERLVEYMVTAFRGNDSTYVTIFLCTYRSFATTRQVLDLLLNRYAKLQHLPGSEGYRLTHDERTERRNTISSILGAWLDQYSEDFWKPPDYSSLRQLLSYLHLNFPGSDLERRACNLLAQFHRRHHQEPDHEVLDHAPCTFTLLEENGYDYDRPDFLSFDPVVVAEQFTLMDAELFKKVVPYHCLGSIWSQRDKKGKEHLAPTIRATVAQFNCVTHCVIATCLSDRTLKPTQRAKVVERWIEVARECRILKNFSSLRAILSALQCNPVHRLKRTWDEVSRENFRIFHELSEIFSDENNHSLSRELLIKEGTSKFATLEINPKRAQKRQQQQRDLSVMQGTIPYLGTFLTDLVMMDTAMKDYLDGNLINFEKRRKEFEVIAQIKLLQLACNNYNFTRNARFTEWFSGVEKLTEAESYSQSCEIEPLSESASNTLKAKKNTGIIKRWSDRQPAGSEAGCSSAGSSHSKSFDQLRYAPSLGGSSGSGGGGDGGDSLSVTSAGSSSSDVEEINISFISDSPESHEKKTSTPSVKHSNSTLGKCGPIADLAPTFWESTSLSSLDASGMGSGSGSSSASSSSVSSTPVTASRSHKRSVSGVSSYSSLSLPLYNQQVDDCCIIRVSLDVDNGNLYKSILVTSQDKTPAVIRKAMVKHNLDRERPEDYELLQKISEEKELKIPDNANVFYAMNSSANYDFVLKKRGFPRAGRTKHVASSTLPRMKQKGLKIAKGIF; encoded by the exons ATGCACCACGCGGCCAGCAAGGGTCAGCGCTGGCTGGGCGTGGAGTCGGAGGCGGCGCTCAGCCTGTACGAGACGTGCAAGGTGCGCACCATCAAGGCCGGCACGCTGGAGCGGCTGGTGGAGTACATGGTGACGGCCTTCCGCGGCAACGACTCCACCTACGTCACCATCTTCCTGTGCACGTACCGCTCCTTCGCCACCACGCGACAGGTGCTGGACCTGCTGCTCAACAG GTATGCCAAGCTGCAGCATCTACCAGGCTCTGAGGGGTACAGACTCACCCACGACGAGCGCACAGAGCGGAGAAA CACCATCTCCTCCATCCTGGGGGCGTGGCTGGACCAGTACTCGGAGGACTTCTGGAAGCCTCCAGACTACAGTTCCCTGCGGCAGCTGCTCTCCTACCTGCACCTGAACTTCCCCGGCTCCGACCTGGAGCGCCGCGCCTGCAACCTGCTGGCCCAGttccaccgccgccaccaccaggAGCCCGACCACGAGG TGCTTGATCACGCCCCGTGCACTTTCACCCTCCTGGAGGAGAACGGCTACGACTACGACCGGCCCGACTTCCTCAGCTTCGACCCCGTGGTGGTGGCGGAGCAGTTCACGCTCATGGACGCG GAGCTCTTTAAGAAGGTGGTGCCCTACCACTGCCTGGGCAGCATCTGGTCCCAGCGGGACAAGAAGGGCAAAGAGCACCTGGCGCCCACCATCCGGGCCACCGTGGCCCAGTTCAACTGCGTCACCCACTGTGTGATCGCCACCTGCCTGAGTGACCGCACGCTCAAGCCCACGCAGCGCGCCAAGGTGGTGGAGCGCTGGATCGAGGTGGCCAGG GAGTGCCGGATCCTGAAGAACTTCTCGTCCCTGAGGGCCATCCTGTCGGCGCTCCAGTGCAACCCGGTGCACCGGCTCAAGAGGACGTGGGACGAGGTGTCCAG GGAGAATTTCCGCATCTTCCACGAACTCTCAGAAATCTTCTCTGATGAGAACAACCACTCGCTGAGCCGGGAACTCCTCATCAAG GAGGGCACGTCCAAGTTTGCCACTCTGGAGATCAACCCCAAGCGTGCGCAGaagagacagcagcagcagagggacCTG agtgtGATGCAGGGGACCATTCCCTACCTGGGCACGTTCCTCACAGATCTGGTGATGATGGACACTGCCATGAAGGACTACCTGGAC GGGAATCTCATCAACtttgagaagagaagaaag gagTTTGAAGTGATAGCTCAGATtaagctgctgcagctggcctgtaACAACTACAACTTCACCAGGAACGCCCGCTTCACCGAGTGGTTCTCAGGGGTGGAGAAGCTTACAGAGGCCGAGAG tTACAGCCAGTCCTGTGAGATCGAGCCCTTGTCTGAGTCGGCCTCTAACACTCTGAAGGCCAAGAAGAACACAGGCATCATCAAACGCTGGAGCGA tcgTCAGCCGGCGGGGTCGGAGGCGGGCTGCAGCAGTGCGGGCAGCTCTCACTCCAAGTCCTTTGACCAGCTGCGTTACGCGCCGTCTCTGGGCGGCTCGTCGGGCAGTGGCGGCGGAGGCGACGGGGGCGACTCGCTGAGCGTGACCTCGGCCGGCTCCAGCAGCTCGGACGTGGAGGAGATCAACATCAGCTTCATCTCCGACTCACCTGAGTCCCACGAGAAAAAG ACCTCCACGCCCTCCGTAAAACATTCCAATTCTACCTTAGGGAAGTGCGGCCCCATAGCTGACCTGGCACCCACG TTCTGGGAGTCCACCTCTCTGTCATCTCTGGACGCCTCTGGGAtgggctcgggctcgggctccAGCAGCGCCTCCTCCTCGTCCGTGTCGTCCACCCCGGTGACGGCGTCCCGCTCGCACAAGCGCTCGGTCTCCGGCGTGTCCAGCTACTCCTCGCTCTCGCTGCCCCTCTACAACCAGCAGGTGGACGACTGCTGCATCATCCGCGTCAGCCTGGACGTGGACAACGGCAACTTGTACAAGAGCATCCTG GTAACAAGTCAGGATAAGACCCCAGCGGTCATCAGGAAGGCCATGGTCAAACACAACCTGGACCGTGAGCGACCAGAGGACTATGAACTGCTGCAGAAGATCTCAGAGGAGAAGG AGCTGAAGATCCCGGACAATGCCAACGTCTTCTACGCCATGAACTCCTCCGCCAACTACGACTTTGTGCTGAAGAAGCGCGGCTTCCCGCGCGCGGGCCGGACCAAACACGTGGCCAGCTCCACGCTGCCGCGCATGAAGCAGAAGGGCCTGAAGATCGCCAAGGGCATCTTCTGA